A window of the Sabethes cyaneus chromosome 1, idSabCyanKW18_F2, whole genome shotgun sequence genome harbors these coding sequences:
- the LOC128737294 gene encoding general odorant-binding protein 99a-like has translation MKLFVAVLGLLAVASAEFTVQTSEDLHRYRNECVTALSVPEDHVAKFKKWQFPEDDTTQCYIKCIFNKMQLFDDTDGPLVDNLVQQLAHGRDADEIRAEIVKCVDKNTDGNTCHWAFRGFKCFQQNNLSLIKASIKKD, from the exons ATGAAGCTGTTTGTTGCCGTGCTTGGTCTGCTTGCTGTG GCAAGCGCCGAATTTACCGTCCAAACATCGGAGGATCTGCACCGCTACCGGAACGAGTGTGTGACCGCATTGAGCGTGCCGGAGGATCACGTGGCCAAGTTCAAGAAATGGCAGTTCCCCGAAGATGACACCACCCAGTGCTACATCAAGTGTATTTTCAACAAAATGCAACTGTTCGACGACACCGATGGACCACTGGTGGACAACCTGGTGCAGCAGCTTGCCCACGGTCGGGATGCCGACGAGATCCGGGCGGAGATCGTGAAGTGCGTGGACAAGAACACCGATGGAAACACCTGCCACTGGGCCTTCCGCGGTTTCAAGTGCTTCCAGCAGAACAATCTGTCGCTGATTAAGGCCAGCATCAAGAAGGATTAA